From Haloarcula hispanica ATCC 33960, the proteins below share one genomic window:
- a CDS encoding nascent polypeptide-associated complex protein, producing MFGGGGGMNPRKMKQMMEQMGIDMEDIDAQEVIIRTPDEELVFDDAEVQLMEAQGQKTYQVVGEPESRELGSGEGSAAAAADDADESGSDSGVDEDDVELVAMRAGVDEDTAREALEANDGDLADAVDELE from the coding sequence ATGTTTGGCGGAGGCGGCGGGATGAACCCGCGCAAGATGAAGCAGATGATGGAACAGATGGGCATCGACATGGAGGACATCGATGCGCAGGAAGTAATTATCCGCACACCTGACGAGGAACTCGTCTTCGACGACGCGGAGGTCCAGCTCATGGAAGCGCAGGGCCAGAAAACGTACCAGGTCGTCGGCGAGCCTGAGAGCCGCGAACTCGGCTCCGGCGAGGGCTCGGCCGCGGCGGCTGCGGATGATGCCGACGAGAGCGGTAGCGACTCCGGCGTCGACGAGGACGACGTCGAACTCGTCGCGATGCGGGCGGGCGTCGACGAAGACACTGCGCGAGAAGCGCTGGAAGCCAACGACGGCGACCTCGCCGA
- a CDS encoding AEC family transporter: MSLLTIFATAILPVVAVAAAGFALGRVKGTDPDALNTITVYVLAPALVVHSLTTSSLAGNTILSVVLAVVLFTAAMVLLAEGVGRLTGHSEPLLGAFVLVSIFPNTGNYGIPLADFAFGATGRSTAVLVTALQGVMLYTLGIYIAARGSGSSPLADMRRVFGVPLVYAVVVALALRWIGAVPPTDSTVMQTLELLGNASIPVMLLILGIQLSNVDGNSNLRSVGIASALKLLLAPVLAFAAVLAIGFQNQTVARVVVLLLATPTGVTTIILVGAFSHQTGDCSPGEFVSATVFLTTVVSAVTVTVLVWLLQSGLVL; this comes from the coding sequence GTGTCACTGCTGACGATCTTCGCTACGGCCATCCTCCCGGTCGTCGCCGTCGCTGCGGCCGGCTTCGCCCTCGGCCGGGTGAAAGGCACCGACCCCGACGCGCTCAACACCATCACGGTGTACGTTCTCGCGCCCGCGCTGGTGGTCCACAGCCTGACAACGTCCTCGCTGGCCGGCAATACGATTCTGAGCGTCGTCCTCGCTGTCGTGCTGTTCACCGCCGCAATGGTCCTCCTCGCAGAGGGTGTCGGTCGCCTCACGGGCCACTCGGAACCCTTGCTGGGCGCGTTTGTCCTCGTGTCTATCTTTCCCAACACCGGGAACTACGGCATTCCACTGGCGGATTTCGCCTTCGGCGCGACCGGGCGCAGCACGGCCGTCCTCGTGACCGCGCTGCAGGGCGTGATGCTCTACACGCTCGGCATCTACATTGCCGCCCGGGGCAGTGGCAGCAGCCCGCTGGCGGACATGCGCCGCGTGTTCGGTGTCCCACTCGTCTACGCTGTCGTTGTCGCGCTCGCGCTCCGATGGATCGGTGCGGTGCCGCCCACAGACTCGACGGTGATGCAGACACTCGAACTGCTTGGCAACGCCTCGATTCCGGTGATGTTGCTCATTCTCGGCATCCAGCTCTCAAACGTCGACGGGAACAGCAATCTCCGGTCGGTCGGGATCGCCAGCGCGTTGAAACTCCTGCTGGCGCCAGTGCTCGCGTTTGCCGCGGTGCTCGCAATCGGGTTCCAGAACCAGACAGTCGCGCGGGTGGTCGTGCTCCTGTTGGCGACGCCGACCGGCGTGACGACCATCATCCTCGTCGGCGCGTTCAGCCATCAGACTGGCGACTGCTCGCCGGGCGAATTCGTCAGCGCGACCGTGTTCCTGACGACCGTCGTCAGCGCGGTGACGGTGACGGTTCTCGTGTGGCTGCTGCAGTCCGGACTGGTGCTGTGA